From Frateuria aurantia DSM 6220, one genomic window encodes:
- a CDS encoding carbon-nitrogen hydrolase gives MSRPPLKVALLQDTDRGSRTANLDAIEAGLREAAAAGAELVLLQELHNGPYFCQNESVDTFDLAETIPGPGTERLGALAAELQLVLVASLFEKRAAGLYHNTSVVFDRSAEIAGKYRKMHIPDDPAFYEKFYFTPGDLGFEPIDTSVGRLGVLVCWDQWYPEAARLMALAGAELLLYPTAIGWDPRDDEAEKARQRDAWITVQRGHAIANGLPLLACNRSGIESDPSGVGAGIQFWGSSFVAGPQGEFLAQAGTEGRQLLLADVDMQRSEDVRRIWPFLRDRRIDAYQDLVKRFRD, from the coding sequence ATGTCCCGCCCCCCCCTCAAAGTCGCCCTGCTGCAGGACACCGATCGCGGCAGCCGTACTGCCAATCTGGACGCCATCGAGGCCGGCCTGCGTGAAGCCGCCGCCGCCGGCGCCGAACTGGTCCTGCTGCAGGAACTGCACAACGGCCCCTACTTCTGCCAGAACGAGTCGGTGGACACGTTCGATCTGGCCGAGACCATTCCCGGCCCCGGCACCGAGCGGCTGGGCGCTCTGGCCGCCGAACTGCAGCTGGTGCTGGTGGCCTCGCTGTTCGAAAAACGCGCCGCAGGCCTCTATCACAATACCTCGGTGGTGTTCGACCGTTCCGCCGAGATCGCCGGCAAGTATCGAAAGATGCATATCCCGGATGATCCCGCTTTTTACGAGAAGTTCTATTTCACCCCGGGCGATCTGGGCTTCGAGCCGATCGACACCTCGGTAGGCCGCCTCGGCGTACTGGTGTGCTGGGACCAGTGGTATCCGGAAGCCGCCCGGCTGATGGCGCTGGCCGGGGCCGAGCTGCTGCTGTATCCCACCGCGATCGGCTGGGATCCCCGCGATGACGAGGCCGAAAAAGCCCGCCAGCGTGATGCCTGGATTACCGTGCAGCGCGGCCATGCAATTGCCAACGGTCTGCCCCTGCTGGCCTGCAACCGCAGCGGTATCGAGTCTGATCCCAGTGGCGTCGGTGCCGGCATCCAGTTCTGGGGTTCCAGCTTCGTCGCCGGCCCCCAGGGGGAATTCCTGGCTCAGGCCGGCACCGAAGGACGACAGCTGTTGCTGGCCGACGTGGACATGCAGCGCAGCGAGGACGTGCGGCGGATCTGGCCGTTCCTGCGCGATCGCCGCATCGATGCCTATCAGGATCTGGTCAAGCGCTTCCGCGACTGA
- a CDS encoding RluA family pseudouridine synthase, with product MQTVTSPTSSPGVRQLVVGPEREGQRIDNALVTLLKGVPKSMIYRLLRTGQVRVNGKRAKPDTRLTEGDTLRIPPIRQEERERPVAAPDTMIAQVSEAIIFEDKHFLAIDKPSGIASHGGSGVSHGAIELLRAARPNESLELVHRLDRDTSGVLVFAKTRSGLLGLQSAIRAGEVNKHYLCLMVGHPSRAKFDVNAPLLKSVMQGGERMVRVADGGKPSLTFFKEMEQYPGSRLMQATLGTGRTHQIRVHAAHVGHPLAGDPKYGDKEANKRFREQGLNRLFLHAASMDFSLDGRAYAFSTPLPDDLREVLDRLSRKRR from the coding sequence ATGCAGACGGTAACTTCCCCCACCTCATCCCCGGGCGTGCGCCAATTGGTCGTCGGGCCCGAGCGCGAAGGCCAGCGGATCGACAACGCCTTGGTCACGCTTTTGAAGGGGGTGCCCAAAAGCATGATCTACCGACTGTTGCGCACCGGCCAGGTCCGTGTGAACGGCAAGCGGGCCAAGCCGGATACCCGGCTGACCGAAGGCGATACGCTGCGGATTCCGCCGATCCGGCAGGAAGAGCGCGAGCGGCCGGTCGCGGCTCCTGACACGATGATCGCCCAGGTCAGCGAGGCCATCATTTTCGAGGACAAGCACTTCCTGGCCATCGACAAGCCTTCGGGCATTGCCAGCCATGGCGGAAGCGGGGTCTCCCACGGCGCGATCGAGCTGCTGCGGGCGGCTCGCCCGAATGAGTCGCTGGAACTGGTCCATCGGCTGGACCGGGATACCAGTGGCGTGCTGGTCTTCGCCAAGACCCGTTCGGGCCTGTTGGGACTGCAGAGCGCGATTCGAGCCGGCGAGGTCAACAAACACTATCTGTGTCTGATGGTCGGCCATCCTTCGCGGGCCAAATTCGATGTCAATGCGCCGCTGCTGAAATCGGTGATGCAGGGGGGCGAGCGGATGGTGCGGGTCGCTGATGGCGGCAAGCCTTCGCTGACGTTTTTCAAGGAGATGGAGCAGTATCCCGGCAGCCGTCTCATGCAGGCCACGCTGGGCACGGGCCGCACCCATCAGATCCGCGTCCATGCCGCCCATGTCGGCCACCCGCTGGCCGGTGACCCGAAGTACGGCGACAAGGAGGCCAACAAACGCTTCCGCGAGCAGGGCCTGAACCGCCTGTTCCTGCATGCCGCCAGCATGGACTTCAGTCTGGACGGGCGGGCCTACGCCTTTTCGACGCCGTTGCCGGACGATCTGCGCGAAGTGCTGGACCGGTTGAGCCGCAAGCGGCGCTGA
- a CDS encoding 4a-hydroxytetrahydrobiopterin dehydratase, with translation MTLTELARLHCQSRHGSPPLGSLQAQELLALLPGWNLADGGRALQRRLDFPDFQRTLGFINAVGYIANQQDHHPDLQAAYGFCELTWTTHDTGGLSLNDFICAARCQALIDG, from the coding sequence ATGACCCTGACCGAACTTGCACGCCTGCACTGCCAGTCCCGGCATGGATCGCCTCCGCTGGGTTCGCTGCAGGCCCAGGAGCTGCTGGCCTTGTTGCCGGGCTGGAATCTCGCCGACGGTGGCCGCGCCTTGCAGCGCCGCTTAGATTTTCCCGACTTTCAGCGCACGCTGGGCTTCATCAATGCCGTCGGCTATATCGCCAATCAGCAAGACCACCATCCCGACCTGCAGGCCGCCTATGGCTTCTGCGAACTGACCTGGACCACTCACGACACAGGTGGTCTGTCGCTGAATGATTTTATCTGCGCAGCCCGCTGCCAGGCCCTCATCGACGGCTGA
- a CDS encoding TraB/GumN family protein: MSAVAPAQAGPDALNEQPLERVVRDDIEYVVLGTAHVSPASVAAVKTIIDTERFDAIAVELCPSRAASMRDPEAFRQMDLFQVIRQGKTGLVAASLILSSFQKRLADQYGIEPGAEMLAAMDGAEAQHRPLWLVDRTVSTTLRRAWHNVGWWQRMGLAGGLLGSVFDRSEVPQQDIEQLKQRDLLEGAFSEFASQSEPLYRSLIAERDSYMAARLREEAASLPPRDDGVRRKVLVVIGAGHLQGLVRQIREQQQPPVELCRQLDETPAPARWPKWLALGLVLAIFATIGYAFYRNPSLGTHALEQWILLTGGLAAAGAIMAGGHPLSVVAAFVAAPLKPFRPGIPSGAVSAMVEAALRRPRVADFDTLRDDISHWRGWWKNRVARVLLNFFLVCFGTIAGEYIAGFHILSSVF; the protein is encoded by the coding sequence ATGAGTGCTGTTGCACCTGCCCAAGCCGGACCCGACGCGCTGAACGAACAGCCGCTGGAACGCGTCGTCCGCGATGACATCGAATATGTGGTGCTGGGCACCGCCCATGTCTCGCCAGCCAGTGTGGCCGCGGTCAAGACCATCATTGATACCGAGCGCTTCGACGCCATCGCCGTCGAGCTCTGCCCCAGCCGGGCCGCGAGCATGCGTGATCCGGAAGCCTTTCGGCAGATGGACCTGTTTCAGGTGATCCGCCAGGGCAAGACCGGCCTGGTCGCGGCCAGCCTGATCCTGTCCTCGTTCCAGAAGCGACTGGCCGACCAGTACGGGATCGAGCCGGGCGCCGAGATGCTGGCGGCGATGGACGGCGCCGAAGCGCAGCACCGCCCCCTGTGGCTGGTCGACCGCACCGTCAGTACCACCTTGCGCCGGGCCTGGCACAACGTCGGCTGGTGGCAGCGGATGGGTCTGGCCGGCGGCCTGCTGGGCAGCGTCTTCGATCGCAGCGAAGTGCCCCAGCAGGATATCGAGCAACTCAAGCAACGCGACCTGCTGGAAGGCGCCTTCAGTGAGTTCGCCAGCCAGTCCGAGCCGCTGTATCGCAGCCTGATCGCCGAGCGCGACAGCTATATGGCGGCCCGCCTCAGAGAGGAAGCCGCCTCCCTGCCGCCCCGTGATGACGGCGTGCGGCGCAAGGTGCTGGTGGTGATCGGCGCCGGCCATCTGCAGGGACTGGTCAGACAGATCCGGGAACAGCAGCAGCCACCGGTCGAACTGTGCCGGCAGCTGGACGAGACCCCGGCCCCGGCCCGCTGGCCGAAATGGCTGGCCCTGGGTCTGGTACTGGCCATCTTCGCGACCATCGGCTACGCCTTCTACCGCAATCCCAGCCTGGGCACCCATGCCCTAGAGCAGTGGATTCTGCTGACCGGCGGCCTGGCCGCGGCCGGCGCCATCATGGCCGGCGGCCATCCGCTCAGCGTGGTGGCGGCCTTTGTCGCCGCGCCACTGAAGCCCTTCCGGCCGGGCATCCCCTCCGGCGCGGTCAGCGCGATGGTCGAAGCGGCCCTGCGCCGGCCGCGCGTCGCCGACTTCGATACCTTGCGCGACGACATCAGCCACTGGCGGGGCTGGTGGAAAAACCGGGTGGCGCGGGTGCTGTTGAATTTTTTCCTGGTCTGTTTCGGAACCATCGCCGGGGAATATATCGCCGGTTTTCATATTCTTAGCAGCGTATTCTGA
- a CDS encoding c-type cytochrome, translating into MKPALVLISFGMACALSATSAMAAEVSPGQAKAAACAACHGTDGNGTSSQYPRLAGQYDSYLRQTLHEYQSGQRRNAIMQAIARGLSEQDIADLTGYYSSLPTHLTITKTYIQGGSD; encoded by the coding sequence ATGAAACCTGCGCTTGTTTTGATCAGCTTCGGCATGGCCTGCGCCCTGTCCGCCACATCAGCGATGGCAGCGGAGGTCTCTCCCGGCCAGGCCAAGGCCGCCGCCTGCGCCGCATGCCACGGTACCGACGGCAACGGCACGTCCTCGCAATATCCGCGACTGGCCGGCCAGTACGACAGCTACCTGCGTCAGACCCTGCACGAATACCAGAGCGGCCAGCGCCGCAACGCGATCATGCAGGCCATCGCCCGCGGCCTGTCCGAACAGGATATCGCCGATCTGACCGGCTACTATTCCAGCCTGCCGACGCATCTGACGATCACCAAGACCTATATCCAGGGCGGCAGCGACTGA
- a CDS encoding NfuA family Fe-S biogenesis protein: MIEISERAQTHFLRLLRQQQIDDLGIRLTASAPGTPEANCELAFCEPAELDGDEWSLECEGFTLYVDGAAAPWLEGASIDYEPQATGGVLNIRAPRIKGEVPGEDAGMIARVQYVLDAEVNPQIAAHGGRVSLVEVTADGVVWLRFGGGCHGCGMADVTLKQGIETTLMARVPQITAVRDATDHSTGSQPYYAQAGEGASVAG, encoded by the coding sequence ATGATAGAGATTTCCGAACGGGCCCAGACCCATTTTCTGCGTTTGCTGCGGCAACAGCAAATCGATGATCTTGGCATCCGCCTGACAGCCTCGGCGCCGGGCACCCCCGAAGCCAATTGCGAACTGGCTTTCTGCGAGCCGGCCGAACTCGATGGCGATGAATGGTCGCTGGAATGCGAGGGCTTCACCTTGTACGTCGATGGTGCCGCCGCGCCGTGGCTGGAAGGTGCCAGCATCGACTACGAGCCCCAGGCCACCGGCGGGGTGCTGAATATCCGCGCGCCACGGATCAAGGGCGAGGTGCCGGGCGAAGATGCCGGCATGATCGCTCGTGTGCAGTATGTACTGGACGCCGAGGTCAATCCGCAGATCGCGGCCCACGGAGGCCGGGTCAGTCTGGTCGAGGTGACCGCCGACGGGGTGGTGTGGTTGCGCTTTGGTGGCGGCTGCCATGGTTGCGGCATGGCGGACGTGACCCTCAAGCAGGGGATCGAGACCACCTTGATGGCACGGGTGCCGCAGATCACGGCCGTGCGCGATGCCACGGATCACAGCACCGGCAGCCAGCCCTATTACGCCCAGGCCGGGGAAGGGGCTTCGGTCGCGGGTTGA
- a CDS encoding CPBP family intramembrane glutamic endopeptidase, whose translation MARIFRYAGLAVAVLMLLGFADWLSRQLVASQLALSADHDRLTWQQGLPRWQWDLQKPEQLIAKRVFGPALAGADPGGLRLTAQTSAPYQLGLRLTGPIDLGHWPRLHLDYRSDQVLLLAVIAAGGHRAACNSPFWSLPPGHDMKLALDQVPWHTDDGRSCRPGRADILRLVLKSAPGRVWQLRRAALWPTGRPGTSVLATAEIAPTINLPDGRRAARQVLDQAAQRYPHAAAPIVTLASATPAGGLLQWRDAIRAHWPGAIVVPQAADASLAAFRLPLAWWVLGGYALALLVLLRYPLPSRQGALEALACMAGPLWLIVGMHFGRPDPGASAAAAALGLISAARMGWSSTPLRQGETATRLAHWLRPLALLPIALLLARSGHTPLTWPGVGHGLVYLAWALLQQALMLRVVLPRMQRSLPAGLALLATAGLFMLLHAPNGELMQACLLAELYWAWCYQRDRHLLPIAVGHAAAALLLQAGMGPQSLVRSLEVSARFMQ comes from the coding sequence ATGGCCCGGATCTTTCGCTACGCGGGCCTCGCTGTCGCGGTACTGATGCTGCTGGGATTCGCGGACTGGCTGAGCCGACAGCTGGTCGCCTCGCAGCTGGCCCTGAGTGCCGACCATGATCGCCTGACATGGCAGCAGGGGCTGCCGCGCTGGCAGTGGGATCTGCAGAAGCCTGAACAATTGATCGCCAAGCGGGTTTTCGGTCCCGCTCTCGCCGGTGCGGACCCCGGCGGACTGAGACTGACCGCGCAGACCTCGGCACCCTATCAACTGGGGCTGCGGCTGACGGGGCCGATAGACCTTGGCCACTGGCCGCGACTGCATCTGGACTACCGCTCCGACCAGGTCCTGTTACTGGCTGTGATCGCGGCAGGCGGCCACCGGGCAGCCTGCAACAGTCCGTTCTGGTCCCTGCCGCCGGGGCACGACATGAAGCTGGCTCTGGACCAGGTCCCATGGCATACGGACGATGGCCGGTCCTGCCGGCCCGGCCGGGCCGATATTCTGCGTCTGGTGCTGAAGTCCGCACCAGGCCGGGTCTGGCAGTTGCGTCGGGCCGCCCTGTGGCCGACCGGCCGGCCCGGAACCTCCGTACTCGCCACCGCAGAGATCGCCCCGACGATCAACTTGCCTGACGGCCGCCGCGCCGCTCGGCAAGTGCTCGATCAAGCCGCGCAACGTTATCCGCATGCGGCAGCGCCGATCGTGACCCTCGCCTCGGCGACGCCGGCCGGTGGATTGCTGCAATGGCGCGATGCCATCCGGGCACACTGGCCGGGTGCCATCGTGGTGCCGCAAGCGGCCGATGCGAGCCTGGCTGCGTTCCGGCTGCCGCTGGCCTGGTGGGTCCTGGGTGGCTATGCCCTGGCCTTGCTGGTACTCCTCCGTTACCCGCTGCCATCCCGACAGGGGGCGCTGGAAGCACTGGCCTGCATGGCCGGTCCGCTATGGCTGATCGTCGGGATGCATTTCGGTCGCCCCGATCCGGGGGCCAGTGCCGCGGCAGCCGCGCTGGGGCTGATCAGCGCCGCACGCATGGGCTGGTCATCCACACCCCTCCGCCAGGGCGAGACCGCGACCAGACTCGCGCACTGGCTGCGACCGCTGGCCTTGCTGCCCATCGCCCTGCTCCTGGCCCGCAGCGGACACACCCCGCTGACCTGGCCCGGCGTCGGGCACGGTCTGGTCTATCTGGCCTGGGCTCTGCTGCAACAGGCCTTGATGCTGCGGGTGGTCCTGCCACGCATGCAGCGCAGCCTGCCTGCCGGGCTGGCGCTGCTCGCGACAGCCGGCCTGTTCATGCTGCTGCATGCGCCCAATGGCGAGCTGATGCAGGCCTGCCTGCTGGCGGAGCTGTACTGGGCCTGGTGCTACCAGCGTGATCGCCACCTGCTGCCGATCGCCGTCGGCCATGCCGCCGCCGCTTTGCTGTTGCAGGCCGGCATGGGGCCGCAGAGTCTGGTCCGCTCGCTGGAGGTCAGTGCCCGCTTCATGCAATGA
- a CDS encoding c-type cytochrome, whose product MLGLVVAGMMLAGGLHAEGDKANGRKLVYTCNGCHGVPGWSNVYPSYPVPEIVGQNQQYIVDALEAYKHGQRIHPTMQAQAQSLSDQEIADVAAYLSSLSK is encoded by the coding sequence ATGTTGGGTTTGGTTGTTGCAGGCATGATGCTTGCCGGGGGCTTGCATGCCGAGGGCGACAAAGCCAACGGACGCAAGCTGGTCTATACCTGCAACGGCTGTCACGGCGTGCCGGGCTGGTCGAATGTCTATCCGTCCTACCCGGTTCCCGAGATCGTCGGCCAGAACCAGCAGTACATAGTCGATGCGCTGGAAGCCTACAAGCACGGGCAGCGCATCCACCCGACCATGCAGGCACAGGCCCAGAGCCTGTCGGATCAGGAGATTGCCGACGTCGCGGCCTATCTCTCCAGCCTGTCCAAGTAA
- a CDS encoding Rne/Rng family ribonuclease, whose protein sequence is MKRMLINATQREELRVAIVDGQTLYDLDIEIPSREQKKANIYKGRITRVEPSLEACFIDYGGERHGFLSLKEVAREYFTPGVDPHKAGIRELLKEGQELVVQVEKEERGNKGAALTTFISLAGRYMVLMPNNPKAGGVSRRIEGEDRQALKEALEHLTVPDSVGLIVRTAGLGRDAEELQWDLDYLLQLWKAISQAASAQRAPFLIYQESKLFIRALRDYLRNDIGEILIDEESLYNDARQFMQQVMPNSLRKLKLYQDDTPLFSRYQIETQIESAFERQVRLPSGGSIVIDQTEALTSIDINSARATKGGDIEETAFNTNLEAAVEIARQARIRDTGGLIVIDFIDMDSPKHQREVEEQLKSALKLDRARIQVGRISRFGLLEMSRQRLRPSLGEATQIVCPRCEGHGHIRSVESLALSTLRLIEEHAMKDNTGQVLVQAPPTVANYMLNEKRASVVEIEMRHKVHVVVVADRKLQTPHIEIQRIREVDMGEHSKPSYERLTAVSATPIPKMGQALGSSEQPAVSGIMPASPAPVREEAEAAAPVAAAPAARPTASAPQGGLFSRLFSWLRAPAAAEPEATAAPVASEKGRARSNPAETGNGRGQRPSREDRRSSRNDDSQDGSGQNGRGNRGERGERGERGERQDRASNPAKHGNNAKRNRNERPERGERAERQERPEKTERPERNERNDVQARQAAPKPPRPPRQNAAETAVEGDENKTRQQNRVRQEQVRKPENSPAVETEPKPAPAPVPVDDVPPEQAVTAENAIANPSEIADQSDQGETGSGTSRRRRGRRGGRRRRRPEDGLPGTESTEATEATGNEGDDATADKDDAVATEAPADTTPKAPRKPRQPRQPRQPAVEPDSGSDGRPERGENRSLDLPMLPPVPTEGREAQAVTPPIDRPAAVLPATPAKVEVVAEPVTVTGPTRPSPAPERPVPAPPVVAPAVTPASVTPAATSQPAKSETSAIAADVVKSDVVEAKVEAKPAPAAATVEAATDVVAVAVPEPTKPMAPVMAVPATAKAVPEPVASFEVAETATSEPAPVPRQAGPAESGAAESAPPATTEPVAKPEPADRSEQPSSQG, encoded by the coding sequence ATGAAGCGTATGTTGATCAACGCAACTCAGCGTGAGGAGTTGCGTGTGGCTATCGTCGATGGCCAGACATTATATGATCTGGACATTGAAATCCCATCACGGGAACAGAAAAAAGCCAATATCTACAAAGGTCGCATCACCCGCGTCGAACCCTCGCTGGAAGCCTGTTTCATCGATTACGGCGGCGAGCGCCACGGCTTTCTGTCGCTGAAGGAAGTCGCCCGCGAATACTTCACCCCGGGCGTGGACCCGCACAAGGCCGGCATCCGCGAACTGCTGAAGGAAGGCCAGGAACTGGTCGTCCAGGTCGAAAAGGAAGAGCGTGGCAACAAGGGCGCGGCCCTGACCACCTTCATCAGTCTGGCCGGCCGCTACATGGTGCTGATGCCGAACAACCCCAAGGCCGGCGGTGTCTCCCGTCGTATCGAGGGCGAGGACAGGCAGGCCCTGAAGGAAGCCCTGGAGCACCTGACGGTGCCCGATTCGGTCGGTCTGATCGTGCGTACCGCCGGCCTGGGCCGCGACGCCGAGGAGCTGCAATGGGATCTGGACTATCTCCTGCAGCTGTGGAAAGCCATTTCCCAGGCGGCCAGCGCCCAGCGCGCGCCCTTCCTGATCTATCAGGAATCGAAGCTGTTCATCCGCGCCCTGCGCGACTATCTGCGCAATGACATCGGCGAAATCCTGATCGACGAGGAGTCGCTGTACAACGATGCACGCCAGTTCATGCAGCAGGTGATGCCCAACTCCCTGCGCAAGCTGAAGCTGTACCAGGACGATACCCCGCTGTTCTCGCGCTATCAGATCGAAACCCAGATCGAGAGCGCCTTCGAGCGCCAGGTCAGGCTGCCCTCCGGCGGTTCGATCGTGATCGATCAGACCGAGGCGCTGACCTCGATCGACATCAACTCGGCGCGCGCCACCAAGGGTGGCGACATCGAGGAAACCGCCTTCAACACCAACCTGGAAGCGGCGGTGGAAATCGCTCGCCAGGCGCGCATCCGCGATACCGGCGGACTGATCGTGATCGACTTCATCGACATGGACAGCCCCAAGCACCAGCGCGAAGTGGAAGAGCAACTGAAGAGCGCCCTGAAGCTGGACCGAGCCCGCATCCAGGTCGGCCGCATCTCGCGTTTCGGACTGCTGGAAATGTCGCGTCAACGCCTGCGCCCCTCGCTGGGCGAAGCGACCCAGATCGTCTGCCCGCGTTGCGAGGGCCATGGTCATATCCGCAGCGTCGAATCGCTGGCGCTCTCGACCCTGCGTCTGATCGAAGAGCACGCGATGAAGGACAACACCGGGCAGGTCCTGGTGCAGGCCCCGCCGACCGTCGCCAACTACATGTTGAACGAGAAGCGGGCCAGCGTGGTCGAGATCGAGATGCGCCACAAGGTGCATGTCGTCGTCGTGGCCGATCGCAAGCTGCAGACTCCGCACATCGAGATCCAGCGCATCCGTGAAGTGGACATGGGTGAGCATTCCAAACCCAGCTACGAGCGCCTGACCGCGGTCAGCGCCACGCCGATCCCGAAAATGGGTCAGGCGCTGGGCAGCAGCGAGCAGCCCGCCGTCAGCGGCATCATGCCGGCCAGCCCTGCACCGGTCCGCGAGGAAGCCGAGGCCGCCGCCCCCGTGGCAGCGGCTCCCGCAGCCCGTCCGACGGCGAGCGCACCGCAGGGCGGACTGTTCTCGCGACTGTTCTCCTGGCTGCGGGCTCCCGCGGCTGCGGAACCCGAAGCCACCGCCGCCCCGGTCGCCAGCGAAAAGGGGCGCGCACGGTCGAATCCGGCCGAAACCGGCAACGGGCGCGGCCAGCGTCCGTCGCGCGAAGATCGCCGCTCAAGCCGCAACGACGACTCGCAGGATGGTTCCGGCCAGAACGGTCGTGGCAATCGCGGTGAGCGCGGTGAGCGCGGTGAGCGCGGTGAGCGCCAGGATCGTGCATCGAACCCGGCCAAGCATGGCAACAACGCCAAGCGCAATCGCAACGAACGTCCGGAGCGTGGCGAGCGGGCGGAACGCCAGGAACGTCCGGAAAAGACCGAACGTCCCGAAAGAAACGAACGCAACGACGTCCAGGCTCGACAGGCGGCTCCCAAGCCGCCCCGCCCGCCTCGCCAGAACGCGGCCGAGACTGCGGTCGAGGGGGATGAAAACAAAACCCGTCAACAGAACCGTGTTCGTCAGGAGCAGGTTCGCAAGCCGGAAAATTCGCCGGCTGTCGAAACCGAACCGAAGCCGGCACCGGCTCCCGTACCCGTCGACGACGTGCCGCCTGAGCAGGCCGTCACGGCTGAAAACGCCATAGCGAACCCGTCCGAAATCGCCGACCAGAGCGACCAGGGTGAAACCGGAAGCGGCACCTCGCGGCGACGTCGCGGCCGCCGCGGCGGTCGTCGTCGTCGTCGTCCGGAAGACGGTCTGCCCGGCACGGAATCGACCGAAGCAACCGAAGCAACCGGCAACGAAGGTGATGATGCGACCGCCGACAAGGACGATGCCGTCGCCACCGAGGCGCCTGCGGACACCACCCCCAAGGCACCGCGCAAGCCCCGTCAGCCTCGCCAGCCCCGTCAACCGGCCGTCGAGCCCGACTCTGGCAGCGACGGCCGCCCGGAGCGTGGCGAAAACCGGAGCCTGGATCTGCCCATGTTGCCGCCGGTCCCGACCGAAGGCCGTGAAGCCCAGGCCGTGACGCCCCCGATCGACAGGCCCGCTGCAGTGCTTCCCGCGACGCCTGCCAAGGTCGAGGTCGTGGCCGAGCCGGTGACGGTGACCGGGCCGACGCGGCCGTCACCTGCGCCGGAGCGGCCGGTACCCGCCCCGCCAGTCGTCGCGCCTGCCGTGACCCCGGCATCGGTCACCCCTGCGGCCACCAGCCAGCCGGCAAAGTCGGAGACCAGCGCCATCGCAGCCGATGTCGTCAAATCCGATGTCGTCGAAGCCAAGGTCGAAGCCAAGCCCGCTCCCGCCGCCGCAACGGTCGAGGCCGCCACGGACGTCGTGGCCGTGGCCGTGCCCGAGCCGACCAAGCCCATGGC
- a CDS encoding agmatine deiminase family protein, whose product MNDTLFQLPAEWEPQDAILIAWPHAGTDWAERLAEVEQTYIELAAAVCRFQNLLIVVADATLEDHARGLLQARGVDPQRLRWIQLPYDDTWLRDSGPITLRDGQGRFQLTDFRFTGWGGKFGAAQDDALIAGLVERGVFGRASHRRVDWALEGGGIESDGQGTLLTTWKCLHQRHPEQSREEMDAILRESLAVDRVLWLDHGYLEGDDTDAHIDTLARFAPDDVIVYQACDDVADIHHAELGAMGAELAALRTTAGKPYRLQPLPWARPILDEGRRLAASYANYLIMNQAVLVPAYGDAADDEAARLIGAAYPGRTVVQVPCRALIWQNGSLHCITMQLPAGLAG is encoded by the coding sequence ATGAACGACACCCTTTTCCAGCTGCCGGCCGAATGGGAGCCGCAGGACGCCATCCTGATCGCCTGGCCGCATGCCGGCACCGACTGGGCCGAACGCCTGGCCGAGGTCGAACAGACCTATATCGAGCTGGCCGCCGCGGTCTGCCGGTTCCAGAACCTGCTGATCGTGGTGGCCGACGCAACACTGGAAGATCATGCCCGTGGCCTGCTGCAGGCGCGCGGCGTCGATCCGCAGCGGCTGCGCTGGATCCAGCTGCCTTATGACGATACCTGGCTGCGCGATTCCGGTCCGATCACCCTGCGCGACGGGCAGGGCCGTTTCCAGCTGACCGATTTCCGTTTTACCGGCTGGGGCGGCAAATTCGGCGCCGCACAGGATGACGCGCTGATCGCCGGCCTGGTCGAACGCGGCGTGTTCGGACGTGCCAGCCACCGTCGGGTGGACTGGGCGCTGGAAGGCGGCGGCATCGAGTCCGACGGTCAGGGTACGTTGCTGACCACCTGGAAGTGCCTGCATCAGCGCCATCCCGAGCAGAGCCGCGAGGAGATGGATGCCATCCTGCGTGAGTCGCTGGCCGTGGATCGGGTGCTGTGGCTGGATCACGGCTATCTGGAAGGTGACGATACCGACGCCCATATCGATACGCTGGCCCGTTTCGCCCCGGATGACGTCATCGTCTATCAGGCCTGCGACGACGTCGCCGACATCCATCATGCCGAGCTGGGCGCGATGGGAGCAGAACTGGCCGCCTTGCGTACCACCGCGGGCAAGCCCTACCGGTTGCAGCCGCTGCCCTGGGCTAGGCCGATTCTGGACGAGGGTCGCCGACTGGCCGCCTCCTATGCCAACTATCTGATCATGAACCAGGCCGTGCTGGTGCCGGCCTATGGCGATGCCGCCGATGACGAGGCCGCCCGGCTGATCGGCGCGGCCTACCCGGGCCGCACCGTGGTGCAGGTCCCCTGCCGTGCCCTGATCTGGCAGAACGGCAGCCTGCACTGCATCACCATGCAGCTGCCCGCCGGTCTGGCCGGCTGA